The genomic interval AGATAATCAGGAAGCGACCATGCTGAAATCAACTGGTGATGCCATTGACTACTATGTACTGGTGGGCAATGGATCGGCAGAGGTGCTCCGCTCACTGCGCCACCTCACAGGCGAAACTCAGTTGCCTCCACTGTGGAACTTCGGTCTTTATCAGAGCAAACAGCGCTATATGAGTGCTCAGGAGGTAATCAACGTGGTAAAGCGCTATCGCGAAGAACAGGTACCACTGGACTGTGTGGTACAGGACTGGCAGTACTGGGGCGGCGACAACATGTGGAACGCCATGGAGTTTCTGAATCCCAACTACAGCGAATACCAGCGTATGATAGATGAGGTGCACCAGATGAATGCCAAACTGATGATCAGTGTATGGGCCAACTTCGGTCCTGACACCAAACAGTATAAGGAATTCGGAGATGCTGGCCGACTGATTCCTATTCAGAGCTATCCTACAGGACAGGCCACAAGACCCTATGACGTGTATAGCAAGAACACGCGTGACCGTTTTTGGAATTATCTGTACAACGGACTGATGAACAAAGACATCGATGCCTTGTGGCTTGATTCGTCAGAGCCCGACGACTTCAGTAATAAGACCACCGACTACGACTATGTGACTGATTTGGACGGACGCACATTCCGCTCGCTTCGCAATGCTTTCCCCTTGGCTCATGTAGAGGGCGTGTACGATCATCATTTGAATCAGACTGAACTCAGCAACAAGCGTGTAAGCATCCTTACCCGTTCAGCCTTCCTCGGCATGCAACGTACTGGTGCATTTATTTGGAGTGCCGACATCACATCAAGTTGGGAAACACTGGCCCGACAGATTCCTGCCGCTTGCAATCTATCAGTATCAGGTCTGCCCTATTGGAACAGTGATACAGGTGCTTTCTTCATTGGCGGCTATAACGGCGGTGTGAACAATGCCGCATGGCGTCACCTCTACACCCGATGGACACAGTTCTCAGCCTTCTGCCCGATGATGCGTTTCCACGGCGACCAGACTCCACGCGAGATATGGCAGTTTGGTGCAAAGGACGATGCACAAGGGGACTACAACAATATTCTGCGCTACATCCGTCTGCGCTACCGTCTGCTTCCTTATCTCTACAGCACCGCCCATCAGGTGGTGAACAACGGCGAGACATTTATGATGTCAATGCCTGTAGCTTTTGAGGACGATGCCCAATGCTGTGACGTAAAAGATCAGTACATGTTAGGACATGCCTTCCTTGTGGCACCGGTGGTTACTGAGCAATCAGCCAGTCGCAACGTTTACCTGCCAACAGAGGATTCGGTGTGGTACGACTTCTGGACAGGTGAGGCTAACAAAGGCGGTCAGAACATCAAGCGAATGACTCCTGCCGACATCATGCCCCTTTACATCCCTGCCGGAACTATCCTACCTTGGGGACCTGAGGTACAATACAGTTCAGAGAAGCAGTGGGACAATCTGGAAATTCGCGTATATCCTGGTGCCAATGGTTCGTTCACTCTCTATGAAGACGCACTTGACGGATATGGCTATAAACAGGGTGAATACACAGAAATTCCCTTTACCTGGGACGAGAAGTCGCAGACACTTACCATTGGCGAACGCAAGGGCGCGTTCCCCGGTATGCTGCAACAGCGTATATTCCGTATAGTACGTGTATGCACGGAAAAGGGATTCGGTGACGGTGAATCCACTGCATTTGACGCTACCATCAACTATGACGGCACTCAACAGAAAGTACAGCTGAAGGGTAGAATCAAAACCACAGCAATGATTGATGTGACCAACCAGTATATTACCAACCCCAGTTTTGAAGCAGATTGTCGCACTCTTACCCAACAGGCGCCAACCGGTTGGACAGTGAATAGCAATACCGCATGGTGGGGTGTGAACCAAGGCGGTGGAAACGGTGATCCTGCCGCTACCGACGGACAGTTCATCTTTGGTGTATGGGATGGTTCCACAACACTAAAGCCAGTAATCAGCCAAACGATAAGTTCTCTCCCAGAGGGAACTTATCGGTTAACGGTTGACATGCAAGCCAGTAATCGCAGCACTACAACCCTGCGACTGGGCAAGCAATGTCTCTTTGCTGGTGAGAAAGAGGTGTTGTTCCGCGACCAATTACCCACTGCCGGTGTGAGCGACACCTACCCTATGCAGCCACTGGTACTGGATTTCGAGATACTGGAGCCCCAAAGCCTCAACATCGGTGTGAGCACCTGCGATGCGCCCACAGAGACATGGTTTAAAATAGACAACTTCCGCCTATACAAACGTGCAGAGGAGGAAGCCACTACAACCAGCATACGCGAGTATTCTTCTAAACCCCACATGAGTCAGAATACTATTTACGACATGACGGGCAGAAAACTCTCCGCACATGCAGCACGTCCAGGATTATACATCATAGACGGACGAAAAGAAGTTTTGAAATAAACTAAACAATTACCATATTCCCTATCACTTCTACAAAGGAAGTGACATAACGAAACGGGCACCAGTCTGATAAGTGGTATCCAAGACAATTTCACCGCCAATGCGACGAACGGAATTGCGAGCCACAGTAAGACCGATGCCCGTTCCATCGTAATAATTGTTCAGTTGGACGAACTCATCAAAAATGTGTTCAGCTTCTTGTGAAGGAACGCCAATACCAGTATCTTCAACAATAAATTGAACAACAGAGGCCTGGTGGCTCAACTCTATACGAAGCTCAACAGTTCCTGATGCCTTGGCATGTGGCTTTCCAAGGAATTTCTGAGCGTTGTTAAGCAACATGGTTAAAGAGCGAACAGCTGAACGAGAATGGGTAAGAATCACCTGTTCGTCAACTTCAGGATTTTCGGGAAAGCTAAACTTTACAGACGGATTGTTAAGTGTCTCGGAATCGATAATTGCCTGTTCGCCAATTCGGCGTGCAGAGACTTTATCGGTTCGTTCGACAACAGAACGGCTGGAGATATCTCTCCATCAACCTCTCGTGCTAATGCAGTAGCCAACGGAGTCTTTCCACTTGCTGTAGGACCAAGTATGGTTATAAGTTTGTTCATATCTTATAGCCATTAGTAATACATCGTTGAGAGATGTTTAACTTCTCTTCGAGCAAAGTTTAACTTCTCTTCGAGCAAAGTTTAACTTCTCTCAGAGCGTTCTTATTAAATGCTTTGAGTGTTCTTATTAAACGCTTCGAGCGTTCTTATTAAACGCTCTGAGTGTTTTGATTGCAAAGATAGCATTCTTTTGTGAAAAAACAAATCATTTGTTGGAGTTGTTGTTGAAAAAGTAGGGCGTAGTACACAAAAAAGCCGCCTGACTTGCGTCAAGCGGCTTAGTGAATATCGCGAAAGCGGTATTATTTGAGCTCTGCGAGGTACTTGATAGTACGAACCATCTGAGAAGTGTAAGAGTTCTCATTGTCGTACCAAGCAACAACCTGTACGAGAGAGTTGCCATCGCCGATCTTGCTTACCATTGTCTGGTTAGCGTCGAACAGAGAACCGAACTTCATACCGATGATGTCGCTAGAAACGAGCTTCTCCTCAGTGTAACCGAAGCTCTCGTTGGTAGCAGCCTTCATGGCAGCGTTGATACCCTCAACAGTTACCTCACCCTTAACAACAGCGTGCAGGATAGTGGTAGAACCTGTAGGAGTTGGAACGCGCTGAGCAGCACCGATCAGCTTACCATTCAGCTCTGGGATAACGAGACCGATAGCCTTAGCAGCACCAGTTGAGTTAGGAACGATGTTCTGAGCACCAGCACGAGCGCGCTGAACATCACCCTTGCGCTGAGGACCGTCGAGAATCATCTGGTCGCCAGTGTAAGCGTGAACGGTGGTCATGATACCGCTCTGGATAGGAGCGAAATCGTTCAGAGCCTTGGTCATAGGAGCAAGGCAGTTTGTTGTACAAGAAGCAGCTGAGATAACAGTGTCAGCAGGAGTCAGAGTCTTGTGGTTAACGTTGTAAACGATGGTGGGCAGATCGTTGCCAGCAGGAGCAGAGATAACAACCTTCTTTGCACCAGCTGTCAGGTGAGCAGAAGCCTTCTCCTTAGAAGTATAGAAACCTGTGCACTCCAGAACAACGTCTACGTCCAGCTTGCCCCAAGGCAGCTCAGCAGCGTTAGGAATAGCGTAGATAGTGATCTTCTTGCCATCAACTACGATGTAGTCCTCACCAGCCTCTACAGTGTGCTTGTTCTCACCGAACTTGCCACAGAAACCACCCTGAGCGGTGTCATACTTCAGCAGATGAGCCAGCATCTTTGGGCTGGTCAAGTCGTTGATTGCTACTACTTCATAACCTTCAGCCTCGAACATCTGACGGAATGCGAGGCGACCAATACGGCCGAAACCGTTAATTGCAACTTTTGTCATTTTGCTTTTCTTTTAATTAAAAGGGTTATTGTAATAAAAACTATTTACCTATCTCTTTACCTCTTTATTGAGTATCAAGCGGAATTTTCTCTTATTGCGACTGCAAAAGTACTAAAAAATTATGTTATTCTGCCTAAATTGCAGTATTAATAAAAATAAAAAATCACTTTTTTCTGCTTTTTTGTGTCTCGTATTGAAAAAATGACTATATTTGCGCACTGAACCTAACAAAATAAACCTTTTAAATAATTATTAACTATGGGATTTGTAAAAGAATTTAAGGAATTTGCCATGCGTGGCAACGTTATGGACATGGCTGTCGGTGTTATCATTGGCGGTGCATTCGGCAAGATTGTGAGTTCATTGGTAAATGATGTTATCATGCCTCCTATCGGATGGCTCATTGGTGGTGTTGACTTCACAGACCTAAGCGTGAAGCTGCCTGTTAATCCGCTCACACCTGATAAGGATCCTGTTACCATTAACTACGGACAGTTCCTGCAGACCACGCTTGACTTCATCATCGTGGCTTTCTGTATTTTCCTGCTCATCAAGGGTGTTAACAAGCTGACGAACCTTAAGAAGAAGGAGGAAGAGGCTGCTGCTCCTGCTCCAGAGGAGCCAAAGGGACCCACTCAGGAGGAATTGCTCACTGAGATTCGCGACCTGCTGAAGCAGAAGTAATCCAAGTTACATAATGCCACCTTGCTCATACCTTATTATATATAGGAGGGCAGGGTGGCATTTAATACAATAAAGCTTATGACAGCAGAAGACTATCGCAGAGATGCCCTTGAGCAGTATGAACAGGGCAACATGAAGCAATTTCTCGAACTCATCAAGAAGGCTATCGAGGGTGATGACCTTATGGCAATTGTGGCACTTGGCATCTACTATTATGAGCAGACCGATGAGTTTGGTGAGGCAAAGAAATGGTTAACAAAAGCAATCGAAAAATACGACGATGATGATGGTATTCCAGAGAACGAGCGTCAAACGATAGGATTGGCCAACTGTGTCATGGGATTTATCTTGTATAACGAACCTATCAATGACTTTGGTGAAGAGAGCGTATTGGCAAGCGAGGCAGATGGTCAGCACTTCCCTGCGCGTTATGCCGCATTTTCGCATTTCTGTGCAGCATTGAACCTTGAAATCACCAACGGACTCTATGAGATGGGCTATCTTGCCTATGTGGGCTACGATACTCCAGACGGTTCACCTGAAGTGGAATATGCATTGGATTTATGGAAAATAGGCATGGATGAAGGTGACGAGCGTTGCAAGGAGGCTTTCGACGAACATTGCCATGAAGTTTACGACGACCCTGAATATCTGGAAAACGATGAAGAGGACGATGAAGAGAATATAGACGATGAGAAAAACGATGAGGAAAACGATGAGGTAGAGGGTTCTACTGACCCGATGAAATGTATCATCATTGTCAATACCTCCGGTGAATTTGAAGTCGTTGAGGCTGACGCTTCAGACTGGAGTAGTCTGCCGCCACTTATCAATGCGGAACGCACCGATGACATGCGATGTCAGAAGTTCCGCGATGTTTCTAAAAAGCTTTGTCTGAAAGGCACATTGCTCGGATTGCTCGACCGCAACGGCTTTCAGAAGGAGGATATAGAACCCAACTGGCACGCCTCGCAATGGTATGACGGCTATGCCGACCTTATGGGCGACATGATTGTCTGCATGGAGGACAGCAGCTACAATCCTATCAGCTTCGAGAACGAACTGGAGGCCAACAGGGTTATTGCTGCTCTCAGGAAGCCCTGATAATCATAGAGATAAATCAAGAAAGCAGCCGTTTGCAAAAAAAGCGGTTGCTTTTTTTTCGTATATATAAAAATATGTGTACCTTTGCGCTTCCTTTTTCAATAGGTAGAAAAACAGTATGAAGACATTAGATTTTAAGCCGAAGATGGTTTCGGCTCTAAAGAACTACAACAGGCAGACGTTCATGGCTGACCTGATGGCAGGTGTCATCGTGGGTATCGTGGCATTGCCTTTGGCTATTGCCTTCGGTATTGCCAGTGGCGTGTCGCCAGAGAAGGGTATCATCACAGCCATCGTAGCAGGCTTCGCCATCTCGGCACTGGGCGGAAGTAAGGTGCAGATAGGCGGACCTACAGGCGCTTTCATCGTCATAGTGGCAGGCATCATCAGCCAGTATGGCATTCAGGGACTAACCATTGCCACTCTTATGGCAGGCGTGTTCCTCATAGGTTTCGGACTGCTGCGACTGGGCACCATCATCAAGTATATTCCTTATCCTATCATCGTAGGATTCACTAGTGGTATTGCTGTAACCATCTTCACCACGCAAATAAAGGATTTGTTTGGCATGCAGATGGGTAATGTGCCTAGCGATTTCATTGAGAAGTGGATTGCCTATTTCCAGAATCTTGGCAATATAGACCCTTGGAGCACACTGGTAGGATTGGTAAGCGTGGTGATTATTGGCATAACCCCAAAGTTCAGCAAGCGAGTACCTGGCTCATTGGTAGCTATCATTGTAATGACTGTGGCTGTGCTGTTGCTAAAGCAGTATGCAGGCGTTACATCGATTGAGACTATTGGCGATCGTTTCAGCATCAACTCTCAGCTGCCCGATGCCGTTGTTCCTGAACTTTCATGGGAAGTGATCAAGGGACTTGTAGGTCCAGCAATGACCATTGCTATTCTTGGCGCTATTGAGTCGCTGCTCTCGGCAACTGTTGCCGATGGTGTTATTGGTGACCATCATAACTCAAACACAGAGCTTATAGGTCAAGGCGTAGCAAATATCGTGTCACCTCTCTTCGGAGGTATTCCTGCTACAGGTGCCATAGCACGTACGATGACCAACATCAATAATGGTGGTCGCACTCCAATAGCTGGCATCATCCATGCTGTCGTGCTGCTGCTCATCTTCCTGTTCCTCATGCCTCTGGCACAATATATCCCAATGGCATGTTTGGCTGGTGTGCTTGTCGTAGTGAGCTATGGCATGAGCGGATGGCGATCGTTCCTTGCCTTGACACGTAATCCAAAGAGCGATGTTACCGTTCTCCTGCTTACATTCTTCCTTACCATCATCTTCGACCTCACCATTGCTATTGAGGTGGGACTCATCTGCGCTTGTCTGCTCTTCATGCGCCGCATGTCTGAGACTACCGATGTGAAGGCTGTCTATGACGAGATTGACCTGAATGAGGATGCTGATATGGAGCGTGGCAACCTTGAGCACCTCACCATTCCTCAGGGTGTTGAGGTCTATGAGATAAATGGCCCTTACTTCTTTGGAGCAGGTAACCGTTTCGAGGATATCATGAGTCGTTATGGAGATCGTCCTAAGGTTCGTATCATCCGCATGCGTAAGGTTCCGTTCATTGACTCTACTGGTCTGCATAATCTTGAGAATATGTGTCTGATGAGTCAGAAAGAAGGTATTACCGTAGTCCTCTCGGGTGTCGTTTCTAAGGTTGAGGAAGTGCTGAAACGCAATCATTTCGACCAGCTGCTTGGTGAAGAGAATATATGTAATCATATTGACCTCGCACTTGCAAGAGCCAAAGAGATTGTAAGCAAATAATCTTAAGTTTGCATATTGATAATAGCATTGAAGGCTTGACCATGCGGTCAAGCCTTCAGTGTTCTCATTGCATTTAATACTGCCAGTACTGTTACGCCTACATCAGCAAAGACAGCCATCCACATTGTTGCCATTCCGAAGGTGGCAAGGATGAGTACCGCAATCTTTATTCCAATAGCCATACCCACGTTCTGGCGTGCTATTGCCAGCGTGCGTCGTGCAATAGCTATGGCAGTAGCAATCTTCGATGGTTTGTCGTCCATGAGTACCACATCGGCAGCTTCTATTGCAGCATCGCTACCCAAAGCGCCCATAGCAATGCCCACATCAGCACGAGCCAATACTGGCGCATCGTTTATGCCATCGCCAACGAAGGCGAGGTAGCTGTCGGCAGGTTTCTCTTGTATGAGACGCTCTACATGTGCGACCTTGTCGGCAGGCAGTAACTCGCTGTGCGCCTCAGTCACTCCTAAATGCTGAGCTACGTCATCGCCCACGGCTTTACGATCGCCTGTGAGCATCACCGTCTTTGCAACGCCAAGTTCTTTCAGTCTGGAGATAGCTTCAGCGCTGTCTTCCTTAACTTGGTCATTAATGACTATATGACCAGCATACTCTCCGTCGATAGCAACATGGATTATGGTGCCCACATGATGACATTGGTGCCATCGCGCACCTATGCTGTCCATCATTCGAGTGTTGCCTACACAGACAACTTTGCCCTCTACGCATGCACGGATGCCATGACCGGCAATCTCTTCGACATCTGTAACCTTGCATCCATCACTGGCTTCATCGGGAAAGGCTGCTCGTAGCGCAGCACCTATGGGGTTGGTGGAGTAGTGCTCCACATGGGCGGCAAGATGTAACAGTTGAGAAGCGAGTGGTGACAGACGTGATGTTTCTGTCTTCGGCTCCCCGTTATCGTGCGGGTGAACAGCACTTACGGCGAATACTCCGCGTGTTAGCGTTCCTGTCTTGTCGAATACGACAGTATGGATTTTGGCCAGCACATCCATGTACTGTGATCCTTTGATAAGTATGCCTTTTTTTGAGGCACCGCCTATGCCGCCGAAGAATGTAAGGGGCACGCTGATAACAAGTGCACAAGGGCATGATACTACAAGGAACAACAGGGCGCGATAGACCCAAGTGTAGAGTGCTTCGCTAAATGATGAATGATAAATGGTAAATGATACCAACGGTGGTACTATTGCTAATGCCAATGCAGCGAACACCACGATTGGGGTATAGATACGGGCAAAGCGAGTTATGAATGCTTCGCTCTTGGACTTCTGTCCTGTAGCGTTCTCTACAAGATTGAGAATCTTTGATACGGTACTGTCACCAAAGGTCTTTGTCGTTCTTACTTTTAACAGTCCGCTTGTGTTGACACAGCCCGAAATAACTTCATCGTCAGCCATTACCTCGCGTGGCAGACTCTCGCCGGTCAGTGCCACAGTGTTGAGCGACGATTGTCCTTCGATAATGATTCCGTCAAGAGGCACTTTCTCGCCAGGCTTAATAATAATGGTACTGCCAAGAGCCACTTTCTCTGGTGCTACATCGTTCTGCTCGTTACCGTTCATTACGTGAGCAATGTCTGGACGCAGGTCCATCAGGTGGGCAATGCTGTCGCGACTCTTGCCTTCAGCATAACCTTCAAACAATTCTCCAATCTGGAAGAACAGCATTACAAAGACTGCTTCTAAGTATTCTGTCTCAGCGCCAGGCAGAAAACCTATGAAAAGTGCGCCGAGTGTTGCAATTGACATGAGGAAATGTTCGTTGAAAGCGTCGCCGTGGAGCAGTCCTTCGCCTCCTTCCTTCAGAGTGTCATGACCTATCAGTAGGTATGGCACAAGATAAACAAACAACAACTGCCAATTGTTCAGTTCCAGATAGTTCTCTACTGCCCAAGCTGCTACGAGTAGCACTATAGTCGCCGCAATTATGATTAGCTGACTTTTCTGATTGTGCTCATGATGATGTTCATGCTCATGATGATGTTCATGACAGCAGCATTCATGTTCATTGTTGTGTTGATGTTCGTGTGACATTTCTTCTTTTGCTTTAGTTCTTTATACTGCTGCAAAAGTAGAACAAAAAGAATGCAACTCAGTTGCAAAAGACTACAAAGTGTGAATCTTTGCAACTGAGTTGCACAAATATACTATTCCCACTCAATTGTTGCAGGTGGTTTTGACGAGATGTCATAGCAAACGCGATTCACTCCGCGTACCTTATTTATTATCTCGTTAGACACTTTTGCCATGAAGTCATAGGGTAGGTGAGCCCAGTCGGCTGTCATAGCATCGGTTGATGTTACGGCACGCAAAGCAACAGGATGTTCGTATGTGCGCTCATCGCCCATAACACCTACGGAACGGACGGTAGAAAGCAGTACCGTGCCAGCCTGCCATATCTGGTCGTAGAGTGAAACCTCTATCTCGCCATCCTCCATCTGTGCAGGTACTCCAGCTGCCAATACCTTACGTGCTTCCTCACCGCTCAGTTTAACTTTATACTCGCGAAGTCCTCGGATATAAATGTCATCGGCATCTTGCAGAATGCGAACTTTCTCTGGCGTGATATCACCAAGTATACGCACAGCAAGACCTGGACCAGGGAAGGGGTGACGTGTGATGAGGTGCTCTGGCATACCTAACTGGCGACCTACGCGGCGTACCTCGTCTTTGAACAGCCACTTCAGTGGCTCACATAGCTGGAGATTCATCTCCTTTGGCAGTCCGCCTACGTTGTGGTGGCTCTTGATGACCTTACCTGTTATGTTGAGGCTCTCAATGCGGTCTGGATAGATGGTTCCCTGAGCCAGCCACTTAGCATCGGTAATCTTTTTTGCTTCAGCATTGAACACCTCTACGAAGTCGCGACCAATAATCTTGCGCTTCTGCTCTGGATCGGTGATGCCGGCAAGATCACCGAAGAATTTCTCGCTTGCATCAACGCCGATAACGTTCAGACCAAGAACCTTGTAGTCTTCCATGACCTGCGTGAACTCGTTCTTGCGTAGCATACCGTGGTCAACGAAGATACATGTCAGACGGTCGCCGATGGCTTCGTTCAGAAGTACGGCAGCCACGCTTGAGTCAACACCGCCAGAGAGTCCGAGGATTACACGGTCTTGTCCAAGTTGACCTTTAAGTTCTGCCACCGTTGTGTCAACAAACGATGCAGCGCTCCACTCTTGCTTACTTCCGCAGATGTCAACAACAAAGTTCTTCAGGAGCTGTGTACCCTGAATAGTGTGGAAAACCTCCGGATGGAACTGTACAGCCCAAATGCCAGTTGAGAGTTGAGAGTTGAGAGTTGAGAGTTTTGTGTCAGGAGCACACCAGAATGCAGCGTTCTTTACATCTTTTGTAGAACCAATAACCTCAAAGTCATTTGGGATTGAGGTGATGGTGTCACCATGACTCATCCATACCTGTGAGTTTGGTTCAAAGCCCTTGAACAGAGGGTTGGTAGTGTCAACGGTCTGCAGGTGGGCACGACCATACTCGCGGCTGTCAGCCTTTTCAACCTTGCCGCCAAGTGTGTGCGAGATGAACTGTGCTCCGTAGCAGATACCCAATACAGGAAGGCGACCTACGAACTGGCTCAAGTCAACCTTGAACGCCTCGGGGTCGTGAACCGAGTAGGGAGAACCGCTCAGTATGACTCCAATCACTGTTGGGTCATCTTTGGGGAACTTGTTGTACGGAAGAATCTCGCAGAAGGTGTCCAGTTCGCGCACGCGACGACCAATGAGCTGCGTGGTCTGCGAACCGAAATCAAGAATGATAATCTTCTGTTGCATGAATATGAATTGTGGTTTAATTGTATGCACTCCAATAAAACGCCGCGAAATTACAAATAAAAAACGACACTACCAAAGGTAATGCCATTTTTTTCATTCATGTATTGTAGTGAAATATGTCCTTGTCATTATTTCCCAACAGCACGCACGCTCATACCGTAATATCTTGACTCTGATCTCATAACCGTGTTGTCTTTCGATACATAGAAATGACTTTTTGCTAAGTCTGAACTGTAGCTATCAACTGACGAT from Prevotella sp. E13-27 carries:
- the guaA gene encoding glutamine-hydrolyzing GMP synthase, encoding MQQKIIILDFGSQTTQLIGRRVRELDTFCEILPYNKFPKDDPTVIGVILSGSPYSVHDPEAFKVDLSQFVGRLPVLGICYGAQFISHTLGGKVEKADSREYGRAHLQTVDTTNPLFKGFEPNSQVWMSHGDTITSIPNDFEVIGSTKDVKNAAFWCAPDTKLSTLNSQLSTGIWAVQFHPEVFHTIQGTQLLKNFVVDICGSKQEWSAASFVDTTVAELKGQLGQDRVILGLSGGVDSSVAAVLLNEAIGDRLTCIFVDHGMLRKNEFTQVMEDYKVLGLNVIGVDASEKFFGDLAGITDPEQKRKIIGRDFVEVFNAEAKKITDAKWLAQGTIYPDRIESLNITGKVIKSHHNVGGLPKEMNLQLCEPLKWLFKDEVRRVGRQLGMPEHLITRHPFPGPGLAVRILGDITPEKVRILQDADDIYIRGLREYKVKLSGEEARKVLAAGVPAQMEDGEIEVSLYDQIWQAGTVLLSTVRSVGVMGDERTYEHPVALRAVTSTDAMTADWAHLPYDFMAKVSNEIINKVRGVNRVCYDISSKPPATIEWE